Proteins found in one Paenibacillus borealis genomic segment:
- a CDS encoding serine hydrolase domain-containing protein translates to MPMKKGRVAILAILAVIGLGASLIFPGKHATAGTAQTKPAVSVSPVEAPANLDDIAGLTAFVDGIMEEDMNRLQIPGAVISIVKDGKIILTKGYGSSNLEQAAPVDPVTSMFRIASTTKLFTWTAVMQLVEQGKIDLDTDINTYLKSVKIPATYPEPITMRHLMTHTAGFEEGGVGYQITTDPAKLPGSIPETLNKHMLARVRPPGEMSSYSNYGATLAGMIVEDVSGLPYNDYIQKYIFDPLDMNNSTVVEPLPDLFMPYKVVGYTSKNGSFIPGTPTYEGGFRPAGSATVSAADMAHFMIAHLQNGTYGDRQILKPGTAELMHSTAYQFDTRLPGVDLGFAEKMINGIRLISHGGSDPMFNTELYLAPAKQTGIFLSYNGGQGSESAAGLVQAFFNRYYPAPETEQPEFAASAESVQKYAGTYQFTRRNFSDIDKFFNFFAQLKVAVVDNKLSLGSGSEQQLYREIAPDLFQHEGGTEQIGFRTNESGKVTHMLLDMVPDMPLERTPLLDQNKFWLIVIGGSGLIFISALLERLFSRRKIKVMTLPEKRAIRLSAGTAGWALLSFAATFGVIMSMDTMQKLSGISPLLTLSLVMPVILVGLTLALLVSAILVWKKKYWTAFKRVHYTLVALSAVAMTLFFYYWNLLGWQFG, encoded by the coding sequence ATGCCAATGAAAAAGGGACGGGTCGCCATTCTGGCAATATTAGCTGTGATTGGATTAGGTGCGAGCCTTATATTTCCCGGGAAACATGCCACGGCCGGGACGGCTCAAACCAAGCCGGCGGTATCGGTATCTCCGGTTGAAGCGCCTGCGAATCTTGATGATATCGCGGGTCTGACTGCCTTCGTGGATGGAATCATGGAAGAAGATATGAACCGGCTGCAAATTCCGGGAGCGGTCATCTCCATCGTGAAGGACGGCAAGATCATTCTGACCAAGGGTTATGGCAGTTCCAATCTGGAACAAGCGGCTCCGGTTGATCCTGTAACCAGCATGTTCCGCATCGCTTCAACAACCAAGCTGTTCACCTGGACAGCGGTAATGCAGCTGGTTGAACAGGGCAAGATTGATCTGGATACGGATATTAACACCTACCTGAAATCAGTGAAGATCCCTGCCACTTATCCTGAGCCGATCACGATGCGGCATTTGATGACACATACAGCAGGGTTTGAAGAGGGGGGAGTCGGTTATCAAATCACCACAGACCCTGCCAAATTACCGGGGTCCATCCCGGAGACACTCAATAAGCATATGCTCGCCCGGGTGAGGCCGCCCGGAGAGATGAGTTCTTATTCTAACTATGGAGCTACGCTTGCGGGGATGATTGTGGAGGATGTCAGCGGCCTTCCTTACAATGATTATATTCAAAAGTATATTTTCGATCCGCTGGATATGAACAATTCTACTGTCGTGGAGCCTTTGCCGGATTTATTCATGCCCTACAAAGTTGTGGGGTACACAAGCAAGAACGGCAGCTTTATTCCCGGCACTCCTACGTACGAGGGCGGTTTTCGTCCTGCCGGCTCGGCTACTGTATCTGCAGCAGACATGGCACACTTCATGATCGCCCATCTGCAGAACGGGACATATGGCGACCGGCAGATTCTGAAACCCGGGACCGCTGAACTTATGCATTCAACGGCATACCAATTCGATACACGTCTTCCGGGAGTCGATCTCGGGTTCGCAGAGAAAATGATCAACGGTATAAGGCTGATCTCTCATGGGGGCTCCGACCCGATGTTTAATACGGAATTGTATCTCGCGCCGGCCAAGCAAACAGGAATCTTCTTATCCTACAACGGCGGTCAAGGCAGTGAATCCGCGGCCGGGCTGGTCCAAGCCTTCTTCAACCGGTATTATCCCGCTCCAGAAACGGAGCAGCCTGAGTTCGCCGCCTCTGCGGAATCTGTACAGAAATATGCCGGTACCTATCAATTTACACGCCGGAACTTTAGTGATATCGATAAGTTTTTTAACTTTTTTGCCCAGCTGAAGGTCGCGGTCGTGGATAATAAGCTATCGTTGGGAAGCGGCAGTGAACAACAGCTGTACAGGGAGATCGCGCCGGATCTGTTCCAGCATGAGGGAGGCACTGAACAGATTGGTTTCCGCACGAATGAATCCGGCAAGGTTACACATATGCTTTTGGACATGGTTCCGGATATGCCGCTGGAGCGCACGCCTCTCCTGGATCAGAATAAGTTTTGGCTTATTGTAATTGGGGGCTCGGGGCTGATTTTCATCTCTGCACTGCTTGAACGACTCTTCTCCAGACGCAAGATCAAGGTGATGACACTTCCTGAAAAGCGGGCCATCCGGCTATCTGCGGGAACTGCCGGCTGGGCACTGCTGTCTTTTGCCGCGACATTTGGAGTAATTATGTCTATGGATACGATGCAGAAGCTCAGTGGTATCAGCCCTTTGCTTACTCTAAGTCTGGTTATGCCAGTCATTCTGGTTGGTTTGACTCTAGCGTTGTTAGTTTCGGCTATACTGGTTTGGAAGAAGAAATATTGGACGGCGTTCAAACGAGTACATTACACGCTAGTAGCGCTTTCGGCGGTCGCGATGACTCTGTTTTTCTACTATTGGAATCTGCTGGGCTGGCAGTTCGGATAA
- a CDS encoding sensor histidine kinase: MIKTLYVRVILTFLGIIIFSLICSFLIGLYVFQQQISYKGQSEMIAVGKEIIHRYDEAKPKDTDEFLNSMVKVSAHPIHLYNPSGEHSFYGLPDSPSVTITSEAARQVLQGKIYRSSAEDKEIFVGMPFMLRGEWHAMFLQYSAENENIVNRMMLFVLLLVLLLGSICIVIAARYLVEPIKALTNATKRLAKGDYEVDLKVNRVDEIGDLTRSYVEMAGELKQLEQMRQDFVSSVSHEIQTPLTSISGFAKALQNHDLIAEEERKDYLDIIIAESGRLSRLSDNLLKLASLDSEHHPFTAAAFRLDEQIRTIVVTCEPQWSARSIVIDLELPEAVHIEGDEDQLKQVWMNLLSNSIKFTPEGGKIRISIDSSAAEVSVIISDNGIGISPEDFTAIFQRFYKVDKSRSRNNNGNGLGLAIVKKIVSLHQGSIEVDGAAGGGTTITVRLPVRQT, from the coding sequence ATGATTAAGACACTGTATGTGCGCGTCATTCTCACATTCCTCGGCATCATTATTTTCAGTCTGATCTGTTCCTTTTTGATTGGCTTGTATGTTTTTCAGCAGCAAATCAGCTATAAGGGACAGAGCGAGATGATCGCAGTGGGCAAGGAGATCATTCACCGCTATGATGAAGCCAAGCCTAAAGATACGGACGAGTTCCTGAATAGTATGGTTAAGGTATCGGCACACCCGATCCACCTATACAATCCGTCCGGGGAACATTCATTTTACGGACTCCCGGACAGTCCTTCTGTCACCATCACCTCTGAAGCTGCCCGGCAAGTGCTGCAGGGGAAGATCTACCGTTCTTCTGCGGAGGATAAGGAGATATTCGTCGGAATGCCCTTTATGCTCAGGGGGGAATGGCATGCGATGTTCCTGCAGTATTCTGCCGAGAACGAGAATATCGTCAACCGGATGATGCTCTTTGTGCTTTTGCTAGTACTACTGCTGGGGAGCATATGCATTGTAATTGCGGCCAGATATCTGGTGGAGCCGATAAAAGCTTTGACAAATGCCACGAAAAGACTGGCCAAGGGTGATTACGAGGTGGATCTTAAAGTAAACCGTGTGGACGAAATCGGGGATTTGACGCGAAGCTATGTGGAAATGGCCGGGGAACTGAAGCAGCTCGAGCAGATGAGGCAGGATTTCGTCTCGAGCGTCTCCCATGAAATCCAGACTCCGCTTACGTCCATTTCCGGCTTTGCCAAGGCACTGCAGAACCATGATCTTATTGCGGAAGAGGAACGTAAGGACTATCTGGATATCATTATTGCGGAGAGTGGACGTCTGTCGAGGCTAAGTGATAATCTGCTGAAGCTGGCTTCCCTGGATTCCGAGCACCATCCCTTCACAGCTGCCGCCTTCCGTCTTGACGAGCAGATTCGAACCATCGTTGTGACCTGTGAGCCGCAATGGTCAGCCCGAAGCATCGTGATCGATCTGGAGCTGCCGGAAGCAGTCCATATCGAGGGGGATGAAGATCAGCTGAAGCAGGTATGGATGAATCTGCTCAGCAACAGCATTAAGTTCACGCCGGAAGGCGGCAAGATCCGCATCAGTATAGACAGCAGTGCAGCGGAGGTGTCCGTCATCATCAGCGATAACGGCATCGGGATTTCCCCGGAAGATTTCACCGCTATATTCCAAAGATTCTATAAAGTTGACAAGTCGCGCAGCAGAAATAACAACGGGAACGGTCTGGGACTTGCGATCGTCAAAAAAATCGTCTCCCTGCATCAGGGGAGCATTGAGGTGGACGGTGCGGCTGGAGGGGGGACAACGATTACCGTCAGGTTGCCCGTACGCCAGACATGA
- a CDS encoding YheC/YheD family protein, with product MNSRIPDPGKPVIAILTTSDRLKQFRGNRNNFRDIIRTGKEMGYLVYVVTVRDLKLEERMVNGYVPSASGKLWYSIPVPLPQVIYNRIPNRDEEEKAPVARKIAECLEHPEIQLYNPNFFNKWNLFEWLKESKATSKHVPKTRRLRSAATLTAMLKNHDSLYLKPENGKAGKGIMRLRYRADALLPYRLQIQSGKKNTTYKAASIERLWARIVREKGVSRYIVQQAIVLAAHRGRPFDLRVLLQKNGRGAWAVTGIGARLAGARSITTHVPRGGSIEEPSSMLEGTFGAEQAAAILKNVPTTALLIARQIERASATMLGEMSMDLGVDEEGGLWFFEANSRPMKFDEPAIRKLSLERIFQYGQHLSRQTKPQ from the coding sequence GTGAACAGCCGTATCCCTGACCCCGGCAAGCCCGTTATCGCCATCCTGACCACCAGTGACCGGCTGAAGCAGTTTCGCGGCAACCGCAATAACTTCCGTGATATCATCCGCACCGGCAAAGAAATGGGCTATCTAGTATATGTTGTCACCGTCCGTGACCTTAAGCTTGAGGAGCGGATGGTGAACGGCTACGTCCCCTCTGCCAGCGGCAAGCTCTGGTACTCCATTCCTGTTCCGCTGCCGCAGGTGATTTATAACCGGATTCCGAACAGGGATGAAGAGGAGAAAGCACCGGTCGCCCGCAAAATAGCGGAATGTCTGGAGCATCCTGAGATTCAGCTGTATAACCCGAACTTTTTCAATAAATGGAATCTCTTCGAGTGGCTCAAGGAATCCAAAGCTACTTCAAAGCATGTGCCCAAGACCCGCCGCCTGCGTAGTGCAGCAACCCTGACGGCCATGCTGAAGAATCACGACAGCCTCTACCTCAAGCCGGAGAACGGTAAAGCGGGCAAAGGGATTATGCGGCTGAGGTACCGGGCAGATGCCCTGCTGCCTTACCGGCTGCAGATCCAGAGCGGCAAGAAGAACACGACCTACAAAGCCGCGTCCATCGAACGCCTGTGGGCCAGAATCGTCAGGGAGAAGGGGGTATCCCGCTATATTGTGCAGCAGGCCATTGTGCTTGCTGCGCACCGCGGGCGTCCCTTCGATCTGCGCGTGCTGCTGCAGAAGAACGGCCGGGGTGCCTGGGCGGTCACCGGCATTGGCGCACGGCTGGCCGGTGCCCGCAGCATCACTACCCATGTGCCGCGCGGCGGCAGCATTGAAGAGCCCTCCAGCATGCTGGAGGGGACCTTCGGGGCGGAGCAGGCTGCAGCCATCCTGAAGAATGTCCCCACGACCGCCCTGCTGATTGCCCGGCAGATTGAACGGGCTTCGGCCACCATGCTGGGTGAGATGTCAATGGACCTCGGCGTCGATGAAGAAGGCGGACTGTGGTTCTTCGAGGCCAATTCCCGGCCGATGAAATTCGATGAGCCGGCGATCCGCAAGCTGTCGCTGGAACGTATTTTCCAATATGGCCAGCATCTGTCCCGCCAGACCAAGCCCCAATAA
- a CDS encoding YheC/YheD family protein produces the protein MSQLKIPVQTVHSGILQENAVMLGDKSMKRLKIPAHGTIQLTFGSFRQEVTVIPVPKSDSLRLNEGLARRLGLRQRLKLNASYSSGSRNLRLGPLIGVLVSRDHPEHPDRVFGQITMFCRELTNACHAQGAYVYFFTPEALESRSTTIQGWVYDEGWRKLSLPVADVINNRLTTRKVENKPSVQHFLADVKSRYGTHFFNEKFLDKTEVFEALAQDPALQRYLPESHALNGFAILKRMCSNYPSVFLKPVRGSLGKGILRISKEDGGGYRLLSTTPLGTRKQSYPSLAKLFASIAPKMKTTRYQIQQGLPLMELGRRPVDFRALVQKNGNGKWGVTSIVARTAGSNHFVSNLARGGTLSTVREAIGKSNLPPGAKESSQVQLPRAALAIARGVETYIPAHFGELGIDLALDQSGRIWLLEVNSKPSKNDNTPLNDQKIRPSVKQMILYCRYLAGL, from the coding sequence ATGTCCCAACTCAAGATCCCGGTCCAAACGGTCCACTCGGGCATCCTGCAGGAAAACGCTGTAATGCTAGGCGACAAATCCATGAAGAGGCTCAAAATACCGGCGCACGGAACAATTCAGCTTACCTTCGGCTCTTTCCGGCAGGAGGTTACCGTTATTCCGGTTCCCAAATCCGACAGTCTGCGCTTAAATGAAGGGCTGGCGCGGCGGCTCGGCTTAAGGCAGCGCCTCAAGCTTAACGCCTCCTACAGCTCAGGCAGCCGCAATCTGCGGCTGGGCCCGCTGATTGGAGTCCTGGTGAGCCGGGACCATCCCGAGCATCCTGACAGAGTCTTCGGCCAGATCACGATGTTCTGCCGGGAACTGACCAATGCCTGCCATGCACAGGGTGCCTATGTATATTTCTTTACCCCGGAAGCGCTGGAATCGCGCAGCACTACCATCCAGGGCTGGGTATACGACGAGGGCTGGCGGAAGCTGAGTCTTCCTGTTGCCGATGTGATCAACAATCGGCTGACGACGCGAAAGGTAGAGAACAAACCTAGCGTACAGCATTTTTTGGCGGATGTAAAATCCCGCTACGGAACTCATTTCTTCAATGAAAAGTTCCTTGACAAGACAGAGGTATTCGAAGCACTGGCGCAAGATCCCGCCCTGCAGCGGTATTTGCCGGAGTCACATGCTCTGAACGGCTTCGCCATATTGAAAAGAATGTGCAGCAACTATCCCAGCGTGTTCCTGAAGCCCGTACGCGGCAGCCTTGGCAAAGGCATTCTGCGAATCTCCAAAGAAGACGGCGGCGGCTACCGTCTGCTGTCTACAACACCGCTGGGCACACGCAAGCAGAGCTATCCCAGTCTGGCGAAGCTTTTTGCGTCCATTGCCCCGAAGATGAAAACTACCCGCTACCAGATTCAGCAGGGTCTTCCCCTCATGGAGCTTGGACGGCGGCCGGTGGACTTCCGGGCACTCGTACAGAAGAACGGCAACGGGAAGTGGGGCGTCACCTCCATTGTGGCCCGGACCGCCGGAAGTAATCACTTCGTCTCTAATCTCGCACGGGGCGGCACGCTCAGTACGGTCCGCGAAGCCATCGGCAAAAGCAATCTGCCGCCCGGAGCGAAGGAAAGCTCCCAGGTTCAGCTTCCGCGGGCGGCACTGGCGATCGCCAGAGGTGTAGAGACGTATATCCCCGCGCATTTCGGGGAGCTGGGCATCGACCTCGCGCTGGACCAGTCCGGGAGAATCTGGCTGCTGGAAGTCAACTCCAAACCGTCTAAGAACGATAACACGCCGCTGAATGACCAGAAGATCAGACCCTCCGTCAAACAAATGATTCTATACTGCCGCTATCTGGCCGGGTTATAA
- a CDS encoding YheC/YheD family protein: MGLTFCNVHFTKQPQRVVYVSGELMKSLKLSGKKNIRLRLGKDAIPAMIKPIKRAGKHLFLASGVKSAIKIPKSGGIYLRNLQNDEVQLGPLVGVLSDGPASASQPFGSRTGFIKQLLREGSNKCYIFAFMPRDIDWQQEQINGYFLNASGKFERKMVPLPDVVYNRLPSRRAETSPYINQLRERFGRKKIPYFNWSFFNKSDVYRLLENDGAANRFVPETHSNPSTEQMRDMLDRHHFVYYKPSAGSLGHGIYRLTYLPKKGYFARYRKSGKNVLLRFTSFDSLMRMLRGRHGQSLQNYVVQQGIRLIEIDGCPIDFRFHMHKNGSNQWVVVGIGAKKAGRGSVTTHLKNGGALLTPQQALGRVFGARSDEVLQRAKTTAVKLAESLEIQHRHLLGEIGFDLGIDQDEDIWMFEANAKPGRSIFRHPSLRAEGKASIEHILEHCLYLSKFRRRDDL, encoded by the coding sequence ATGGGTCTCACTTTTTGCAATGTGCATTTCACCAAGCAGCCCCAACGAGTGGTCTATGTCTCGGGTGAACTGATGAAAAGCCTGAAATTATCCGGCAAGAAAAACATCCGCCTGCGCCTGGGGAAGGATGCCATACCGGCGATGATCAAGCCGATCAAGCGCGCCGGTAAGCATCTCTTCCTGGCTTCGGGAGTAAAGAGCGCAATCAAGATTCCGAAATCAGGCGGCATTTATTTGCGCAACCTGCAGAATGATGAGGTCCAGCTCGGACCTCTGGTCGGCGTACTCTCCGACGGGCCCGCCTCCGCGTCACAGCCGTTCGGCTCCCGTACCGGCTTCATCAAGCAGCTGCTGCGCGAAGGCAGCAACAAATGCTATATCTTCGCCTTCATGCCGCGTGACATCGACTGGCAGCAGGAGCAGATCAACGGCTACTTCCTGAATGCAAGCGGCAAATTCGAACGTAAAATGGTGCCGCTGCCGGATGTCGTCTATAACCGTCTGCCCAGCCGCAGAGCGGAGACTTCGCCATATATCAACCAGCTGCGCGAACGGTTCGGACGCAAGAAGATTCCTTATTTCAACTGGAGCTTCTTCAATAAATCGGATGTTTACCGTCTGCTGGAGAATGACGGTGCCGCGAACCGTTTTGTGCCGGAAACACACAGCAACCCCAGCACAGAACAGATGCGGGATATGCTGGACCGCCACCACTTTGTCTATTACAAACCTTCCGCAGGCAGTCTCGGCCACGGTATCTACCGGCTGACCTATCTGCCGAAGAAGGGGTATTTCGCCCGTTACCGCAAGAGCGGCAAGAATGTGCTGCTGCGCTTCACCAGCTTCGACAGCCTGATGCGCATGCTGCGCGGCCGTCACGGACAGAGTCTGCAGAACTATGTGGTTCAACAGGGGATCCGGCTGATTGAAATTGACGGCTGCCCGATCGATTTCCGCTTCCATATGCATAAGAACGGCAGCAACCAATGGGTAGTTGTCGGCATCGGGGCCAAGAAGGCCGGCCGGGGCAGTGTTACCACCCACCTGAAGAATGGGGGCGCCCTGCTTACACCGCAGCAGGCACTGGGCCGTGTATTCGGCGCAAGATCAGATGAAGTGCTGCAGCGCGCCAAAACAACTGCCGTCAAGCTGGCCGAATCCCTGGAAATCCAGCACCGGCATCTGCTCGGTGAGATTGGATTTGATCTCGGGATTGACCAGGATGAGGATATCTGGATGTTCGAGGCCAATGCCAAACCAGGACGCTCTATCTTCCGCCACCCCTCCCTGCGTGCTGAGGGCAAAGCTTCCATTGAGCACATCCTGGAGCATTGTCTGTATCTCAGCAAATTCCGCAGGAGGGATGACTTGTGA
- a CDS encoding N-acetyltransferase has product MQISSLYDSNPVQWNSRLSGLLEFLREYGEQRITLRGCRQLARLTPDQLALPGVSLLVATVRGQNGRQLAGVSFVSGYGKEACVVAVHPLYRNRHTGTALLTAQLERLGQLECHVACDNPASLKMCFNSGLAAVDLVNGPTGKPTLLLRSLRTAAGATILPQEGELLCQSPS; this is encoded by the coding sequence ATGCAGATATCCTCACTCTATGACAGCAATCCCGTACAGTGGAATTCCCGGCTGTCGGGACTGCTTGAGTTCCTGAGGGAGTATGGGGAGCAGCGGATTACGCTCCGCGGATGCAGGCAGCTGGCCCGGTTGACACCGGATCAGCTCGCCCTGCCGGGAGTTTCGCTGCTCGTTGCCACTGTACGGGGACAGAACGGCCGCCAGCTCGCAGGCGTCAGCTTCGTCTCCGGCTACGGCAAGGAGGCCTGTGTAGTTGCCGTTCATCCCCTGTACCGTAACAGGCATACCGGCACAGCCCTGCTTACCGCGCAGCTGGAACGTCTTGGGCAGCTTGAATGTCATGTGGCCTGCGATAACCCTGCCAGTCTGAAAATGTGCTTCAACAGCGGGCTTGCCGCCGTAGACCTGGTTAACGGCCCTACGGGCAAGCCCACGCTGCTGCTGCGGTCTCTCCGGACTGCAGCCGGTGCTACTATTCTCCCACAAGAAGGTGAACTCCTGTGCCAGAGCCCGTCTTAG
- a CDS encoding YheC/YheD family protein, with protein MTETAMGFLGIMTDRRHGNPPIAEPEFCSHLCRAAPLYDLKVLVFHPEGVAKDGASVSGYCWQGGLWLPAQAPPPDILYNRCFCRTPEEKQSAAAALAVLSRSLPWSRGLPDKWGVYGILQRSRTAAALLPETLVYSGRKALGNMLAAREYGVFLKPKTGSHGKRTMHAVLLGKREGGGVSVRGRDRMNEPFQYIFGTLDEGLDWIHRFIGQHRYIIQPYLHLTGSGGQPFDVRVLMQKNGTGAWTMTGMAVRLGGRGSLTSNLHGGGTAVPALPFLLAEYGAAGRDLYEELISAAVLLPPLLEESCGRLGELGLDFGIDAGGRLYLLEANSKPGRTVFRLTGDRRAARLAAENPLRYARHLLLAPWQQATSCFKGSSVQRENDINGS; from the coding sequence ATGACCGAAACAGCAATGGGGTTCCTTGGCATAATGACAGACCGCCGCCACGGGAATCCTCCCATCGCAGAGCCGGAGTTCTGCAGTCATCTATGCCGGGCGGCCCCGCTGTATGATCTGAAGGTCCTTGTTTTTCATCCGGAGGGTGTTGCGAAGGATGGCGCTTCAGTCAGCGGATATTGCTGGCAAGGCGGACTATGGTTACCTGCCCAGGCACCGCCGCCTGACATCCTGTATAACCGCTGCTTCTGCCGGACTCCGGAGGAGAAGCAATCTGCAGCAGCCGCCTTGGCTGTATTATCCCGTTCGCTTCCCTGGTCACGCGGACTGCCGGATAAATGGGGCGTATACGGGATTCTGCAGCGCAGCCGCACAGCAGCTGCCCTGCTGCCTGAAACTCTGGTCTACAGCGGCCGGAAAGCGCTCGGCAACATGCTGGCCGCAAGGGAATACGGCGTGTTCCTGAAACCCAAAACCGGCTCCCACGGTAAACGCACCATGCATGCAGTACTCCTCGGCAAACGCGAAGGCGGCGGAGTGAGTGTGCGGGGAAGAGACCGGATGAACGAACCTTTTCAATATATTTTCGGTACGCTGGACGAAGGTCTGGACTGGATCCACCGCTTCATCGGCCAGCACCGCTATATCATACAGCCTTATCTGCATCTTACCGGCAGCGGAGGACAGCCGTTCGATGTGCGTGTGCTGATGCAAAAGAACGGCACCGGCGCATGGACGATGACCGGCATGGCCGTAAGGCTAGGCGGCCGGGGATCTCTTACCTCGAACCTACACGGCGGGGGAACTGCGGTTCCCGCTCTTCCCTTCCTGCTTGCCGAATACGGCGCAGCAGGCCGGGACCTGTATGAGGAGCTGATCTCAGCGGCCGTACTCCTGCCTCCACTGCTGGAAGAATCCTGCGGGAGACTGGGCGAGCTCGGTCTTGACTTCGGCATCGATGCCGGAGGAAGACTCTATCTGCTTGAAGCTAATTCCAAACCAGGGCGCACGGTGTTCCGGCTGACGGGCGACCGCCGGGCTGCTAGACTCGCGGCCGAGAATCCGCTGCGCTATGCGCGTCATCTGCTGCTTGCACCCTGGCAGCAAGCCACAAGCTGCTTCAAAGGCAGTTCCGTTCAACGGGAGAATGATATCAATGGTTCCTAA
- a CDS encoding response regulator transcription factor, which translates to MATILIADDDDNIRKLMSLFLRKEGFDLLEARDGTRALSMIENSQVDLVILDIMMPGLDGWELCREIRRSDANLPLLMVTAKAESAHKVKGFQLGTDDYLTKPFDPLELVMRVKALLKRSLVVSSQSVQLGNVVLNRRTFQVTRGGAPVTMPLKEFELLFLLASHPWQIFTRDQLILQIWGLNYEGDGRTVDVHISRLREKFSGNGERFQIETARGLGYRLIPQP; encoded by the coding sequence ATGGCTACTATACTTATCGCGGATGATGATGATAACATCCGGAAGCTGATGTCTCTATTTTTGCGGAAAGAAGGTTTTGACCTCCTAGAAGCCAGGGACGGCACCAGAGCGCTGTCCATGATAGAGAACTCGCAGGTCGATCTCGTCATTCTGGATATTATGATGCCGGGACTGGATGGTTGGGAGCTGTGCCGGGAAATCCGGCGCTCGGATGCCAACCTTCCCCTTCTCATGGTGACGGCCAAAGCGGAATCCGCCCACAAAGTAAAAGGGTTTCAACTCGGTACGGACGATTACCTCACCAAACCTTTTGATCCGCTTGAACTGGTGATGCGGGTAAAAGCGCTGCTCAAACGCTCGCTGGTTGTTTCTTCGCAGTCTGTGCAGCTGGGCAATGTGGTGCTGAACCGCCGCACTTTCCAGGTTACGCGCGGTGGAGCACCGGTCACGATGCCCCTAAAAGAATTTGAGCTTCTGTTCCTGCTGGCCAGTCACCCCTGGCAAATCTTCACCAGAGACCAGCTGATCCTGCAAATCTGGGGTTTGAATTATGAAGGAGACGGCCGGACCGTGGATGTGCATATCAGCCGGTTAAGGGAGAAATTCAGCGGCAACGGCGAGCGGTTTCAAATCGAAACGGCGCGCGGTCTTGGATACCGGCTGATCCCTCAGCCATGA
- a CDS encoding YheC/YheD family protein codes for MPEPVLGILTLYLNDAKQLEEKSVYRRMIIEGSRIGLDVFVFTPADVHVSKEQINALVYDIKSGTWSRKWRSFPNMIYDRCRIQRSQRFQQLLRFRARYDHLTFLNRPLRNKWTVHQTFSQRSRFRQHMPETLLYQSSADLHRMLKFSPVVYVKPINGTGGRGILRIERQREGKHLYDIQGRRQSRQIIAPRKVTLNRLESIVRQWCLGGRFLVQQGIPLRLPSGRFHDYRMLVQKNGQGVWEFTGMAGRVGAARSVTSNLHGGGHAMKAEVLLKQWLGSEERADKAMRTAEKLGLEAAAYLEDSFGALCELALDLAIDREGKIYVLEVNPKPAREVFARSGDSATYRKALIRPLEYAMWVYKNKNTPSSAKTVEE; via the coding sequence GTGCCAGAGCCCGTCTTAGGCATCCTCACGCTGTATCTGAACGACGCCAAACAGCTTGAGGAGAAGAGCGTGTACCGGAGGATGATTATTGAAGGCAGCCGGATAGGCCTGGATGTCTTTGTGTTTACCCCCGCAGATGTGCATGTAAGCAAAGAACAGATCAATGCCCTTGTCTATGATATTAAAAGCGGAACATGGTCGCGCAAATGGCGCTCCTTCCCGAACATGATCTATGACCGCTGCCGGATTCAGCGCAGCCAGCGGTTCCAGCAGCTGCTGCGCTTCCGCGCACGGTATGACCACCTGACCTTCCTGAACCGTCCGCTGCGTAATAAATGGACGGTGCATCAGACCTTCTCCCAGCGCAGCCGTTTCCGGCAGCATATGCCGGAGACTCTTCTATATCAGTCTTCCGCTGATCTCCACCGGATGCTGAAGTTCAGTCCGGTTGTTTACGTCAAGCCGATTAACGGCACCGGCGGACGCGGCATCCTGCGGATTGAACGGCAGCGGGAAGGCAAGCATCTCTACGATATCCAGGGACGCCGTCAGAGCCGCCAGATCATTGCCCCCCGCAAGGTGACGCTGAACCGCCTGGAGTCGATCGTGCGCCAGTGGTGCCTCGGCGGACGGTTCCTCGTCCAGCAGGGCATTCCGCTGCGTCTGCCGAGCGGACGGTTCCATGACTACCGTATGCTCGTGCAGAAGAATGGCCAGGGCGTCTGGGAATTCACCGGCATGGCCGGCCGGGTGGGCGCTGCCCGCAGCGTCACCTCGAACCTTCATGGCGGCGGGCATGCCATGAAGGCGGAGGTCCTGCTGAAGCAGTGGCTTGGCAGCGAAGAGCGGGCCGACAAGGCCATGCGGACCGCCGAGAAGCTGGGACTCGAAGCCGCCGCATACCTCGAAGACAGCTTCGGCGCACTCTGCGAGCTGGCGCTCGACCTCGCGATCGACCGCGAGGGCAAGATCTACGTGCTGGAGGTCAACCCCAAGCCGGCCCGCGAAGTCTTCGCCCGCTCCGGCGACAGCGCCACCTACCGCAAAGCGCTGATCCGCCCGCTGGAGTATGCGATGTGGGTGTATAAGAACAAGAATACGCCGAGCTCGGCGAAGACGGTGGAGGAATAG